One Marasmius oreades isolate 03SP1 chromosome 2, whole genome shotgun sequence DNA segment encodes these proteins:
- a CDS encoding uncharacterized protein (MEROPS:MER0000405), with translation MVRYEALDTEENLSLLEPSEEGPSKPSKYTKRVSLFSTLIYNLRRLSATVFLVIIAVVLVVLWRIFMTVEELEEMSPEPGNSNVGSVFDESRWAPKHRDIQWSTQGSSQVYIYLDQNESFVATDVTKNETRVLAYSYWLKDSSGNPLLFKDWRFSPSMRFVLVKANVANRWHRSKFGNYYIYDLAINSTFPLTEPTAAPSTITAVWAPTEDSIAFVHNNDLYYGSYPFERNDTRRVTYSGSNSIFNGVGDWIYEEEVLFEDRALWWSPDSRKIAFLSFNDSEIETYTLPTYTPPADYQGMRWHSLDVGSLHYPLPGGKNPVVEAHIIAIDSPDHVVSLSRSTEFSVDSVLFEVAWTTSDMLLVKEMSRDAVRGQVLMFNWTQLVPSRPQLEGEVVRQVDLKPGWIECEQTIFPLPSTVLGLSAYLDIVEDREGYKHIAVFESSRSSEPYFITQGKWEVTGKLLGVNEERKTVYFQAAYPTSIQRSILSANIIEKQNIIEKHVSVTPIAEDGYYRADFSPSSDYHLLSYEGPGIPWQKIMTADGDRPLYTLEDNDHLRTIQATEEVHFLTNSYDGFDFNIKEIRPPNMDTSGETKYPVLFTVSGAPSSQIVNLMFRRDWNSGTGYQGRNLRSPVKNRLGRWEARDAINVARAWSSRRYVDSSRIGIWGWSYGAYVALKVLEADAGFHSLVMAVAPVVNWRLYDSVFTERYLGRLESETYASSSVQNVSSFSRAHLLFVHGTADVNVHYDHSVHLLRMLADAGVSNFWFKSFPDADHAMRGSYRELFELMEKFLHEKWNID, from the exons ATGGTCAGATACGAGGCTCTCGACACAGAGGAGAACCTATCTCTCCTGGAACCTTCTGAAGAGGGTCCCTCGAAGCCTTCGAAGTACACGAAACGCGTCTCTCTTTTCTCTACCCTCATCTATAACCTTCGTCGTCTTTCCGCCACGGTTTTCCTGGTAATAATCGcggtggtgttggtggttCTCTGGCGGATTTTCATGacagttgaagaacttgaagaaaTGTCACCCGAGCCAGGAAATTCTAATGTGGGTAGTGTGTTTGACGAGAGTCGATGGGCACCGAAACATCGAGATATTCAATGGAGTACGCAAG GGTCTTCACAAGTGTATATATATCTCGACCAGAACGAGAGCTTCGTTGCTACAGACGTTACAAAGAATGAAACGCGGGTTCTGGCGTACTCGTACTGGTTAAAAGAT AGTTCCGGAAATCCTCTTTTGTTCAAGGATTGGCGTTTTTCTCCCAGTATGAGATTTGTTTTGGTCAAGGCGAATGTCGCGAAC CGTTGGCATAGATCAAAATTCGGGAACTATTATATCTACGACTTGGCCATAAACTCGACCTTTCCCTTGACTGAGCCTACAGCTGCTCCTTCCACAATCACAGCCGTATGGGCACCCACCGAGGATTCAATTGCTTTTGTGCATAACAACGATCTTTACTATGGTTCTTATCCATT CGAAAGGAATGACACGAGGCGCGTCACGTACAGCGGTTCGAATTCGATATTCAACGGCGTCGGGGATTGGATATACGAGGAGGAAGTACTCTTTGAAGATCGGGCACTATGGTGGTCACCGGATTCGCGTAAAATCGCTTTCCTCTCGTTCAACGACTCTGAAATTGAAACATACACTTTGCCTACATATACTCCGCCAGCCGATTATCAAGGAATGCGATGGCATTCTCTTGATGTCGGTTCGCTTCACTATCCTTTACCAGGCGGAAAGAATCCTGTTGTAGAAGCCCATATCATCGCTATCGACTCGCCTGATCATGTGGTGTCTCTATCAAGGTCTACGGAGTTTTCGGTTGACTCTGTCTTGTTCGAGGTGGCTTGGACCACTTCCGATATGCTTCTCGTAAAGGAGATGAGCAGAGATGCGGTGAGAGGACAAGTGCTCATGTTTAACTGGACACAGTTGGTTCCGAGTCGACCACAGCTCGAAGGGGAAGTAGTCCGTCAAGTAGATCTCAAGCCAGGTTGGATCGAGTGT GAACAAACGATATTTCCTCTGCCATCGACGGTTCTAGGTCTTTCGGCATATCTGGACATTGTGGAGGACCGTGAAGGGTACAAGCATATTGCAGTATTTGAGTCTTCACGATCCTCGGAGCCCTACTTCATAACCCAAGGCAAATGGGAGGTTACGGGAAAGCTTCTTGGTGTGAACGAAGAACGTAAAACTGT TTACTTTCAGGCCGCATACCCCACGTCCATCCAGAGAAGCATACTATCAGCAAATATTATCGAAAAACAGAATATTATCGAAAAACATGTCTCTGTAACACCGATAGCTGAAGACGGCTACTACCGAGCCGATTTTTCGCCATCTTCAGATTATCATCTGTTGAGTTACGAAGGACCAGGCATTCCGTGGCAAAAAATCATGACCGCCGATGGAG ATCGTCCCTTGTACACGCTGGAGGACAACGATCATCTGAGAACCATTCAAGCAACAGAAGAGGTGCATTTTCTGACGAACAGTTATGATGGTTTTG ACTTCAACATCAAAGAGATACGGCCGCCGAACATGGACACCTCGGGGGAAACCAAATATCCAGTGCTATTTACCGT TTCGGGGGCTCCGTCTAGCCAGATCGTCAATCTTATGTTTCGCAGGGATTGGAACTC GGGTACGGGATACCAAGGACGAAATCTGAGAAGCCCTGTGAAGAACCGACTTGGTCGTTGGGAAGCACGGGATGCCATAAATGTTGCAAG AGCATGGTCATCACGTCGATATGTCGATTCTTCTCGTATCGGCATTTGGGGCTGG TCCTACGGTGCCTATGTCGCACTGAAGGTCCTCGAGGCAGATGCTGGTTTTCATTCCCTTGTGATGGCCGTCGCG CCCGTGGTGAACTGGAGATTGTATG ATTCTGTGTTCACTGAACGATACTTGGGCCGCCTAGAGTCCGAGACGTACGCCTCATCGTCAGTGCAGAATGTGTCATCATTCAGCCGTGCCCATCTCCTTTTTGTCCACGGGACCGCAGATGTGAATGTTCATTACGACCATTCGGTTCATCTGCTTCGGATGTTGGCAGATGCGGGTGTCAGTAATTTTTGGTTCAAATCGTTTCCAGATGC TGATCACGCAATGAGAGGTTCCTATCGGGAGCTTTTCGAGTTGATGGAGAAATTCCTACACGAAAAGTGGAATATCGACTAG
- a CDS encoding uncharacterized protein (MEROPS:MER0000405), with protein MVRYEALDTEENLSLLEPSEEGPSKPSKYTKRVSLFSTLIYNLRRLSATVFLVIIAVVLVVLWRIFMTVEELEEMSPEPGNSNVGSVFDESRWAPKHRDIQWSTQGSSQVYIYLDQNESFVATDVTKNETRVLAYSYWLKDSSGNPLLFKDWRFSPSMRFVLVKANVANRWHRSKFGNYYIYDLAINSTFPLTEPTAAPSTITAVWAPTEDSIAFVHNNDLYYGSYPFERNDTRRVTYSGSNSIFNGVGDWIYEEEVLFEDRALWWSPDSRKIAFLSFNDSEIETYTLPTYTPPADYQGMRWHSLDVGSLHYPLPGGKNPVVEAHIIAIDSPDHVVSLSRSTEFSVDSVLFEVAWTTSDMLLVKEMSRDAVRGQVLMFNWTQLVPSRPQLEGEVVRQVDLKPGWIECEQTIFPLPSTVLGLSAYLDIVEDREGYKHIAVFESSRSSEPYFITQGKWEVTGKLLGVNEERKTVYFQAAYPTSIQRSILSANIIEKQNIIEKHVSVTPIAEDGYYRADFSPSSDYHLLSYEGPGIPWQKIMTADGDRPLYTLEDNDHLRTIQATEEVHFLTNSYDGFDFNIKEIRPPNMDTSGETKYPVLFTVSGAPSSQIVNLMFRRDWNSYVTHKLRSIVVMMDGRGTGYQGRNLRSPVKNRLGRWEARDAINVARAWSSRRYVDSSRIGIWGWSYGAYVALKVLEADAGFHSLVMAVAPVVNWRLYDSVFTERYLGRLESETYASSSVQNVSSFSRAHLLFVHGTADVNVHYDHSVHLLRMLADAGVSNFWFKSFPDAWVFFLFFYLLRCSTQLFFTVITQ; from the exons ATGGTCAGATACGAGGCTCTCGACACAGAGGAGAACCTATCTCTCCTGGAACCTTCTGAAGAGGGTCCCTCGAAGCCTTCGAAGTACACGAAACGCGTCTCTCTTTTCTCTACCCTCATCTATAACCTTCGTCGTCTTTCCGCCACGGTTTTCCTGGTAATAATCGcggtggtgttggtggttCTCTGGCGGATTTTCATGacagttgaagaacttgaagaaaTGTCACCCGAGCCAGGAAATTCTAATGTGGGTAGTGTGTTTGACGAGAGTCGATGGGCACCGAAACATCGAGATATTCAATGGAGTACGCAAG GGTCTTCACAAGTGTATATATATCTCGACCAGAACGAGAGCTTCGTTGCTACAGACGTTACAAAGAATGAAACGCGGGTTCTGGCGTACTCGTACTGGTTAAAAGAT AGTTCCGGAAATCCTCTTTTGTTCAAGGATTGGCGTTTTTCTCCCAGTATGAGATTTGTTTTGGTCAAGGCGAATGTCGCGAAC CGTTGGCATAGATCAAAATTCGGGAACTATTATATCTACGACTTGGCCATAAACTCGACCTTTCCCTTGACTGAGCCTACAGCTGCTCCTTCCACAATCACAGCCGTATGGGCACCCACCGAGGATTCAATTGCTTTTGTGCATAACAACGATCTTTACTATGGTTCTTATCCATT CGAAAGGAATGACACGAGGCGCGTCACGTACAGCGGTTCGAATTCGATATTCAACGGCGTCGGGGATTGGATATACGAGGAGGAAGTACTCTTTGAAGATCGGGCACTATGGTGGTCACCGGATTCGCGTAAAATCGCTTTCCTCTCGTTCAACGACTCTGAAATTGAAACATACACTTTGCCTACATATACTCCGCCAGCCGATTATCAAGGAATGCGATGGCATTCTCTTGATGTCGGTTCGCTTCACTATCCTTTACCAGGCGGAAAGAATCCTGTTGTAGAAGCCCATATCATCGCTATCGACTCGCCTGATCATGTGGTGTCTCTATCAAGGTCTACGGAGTTTTCGGTTGACTCTGTCTTGTTCGAGGTGGCTTGGACCACTTCCGATATGCTTCTCGTAAAGGAGATGAGCAGAGATGCGGTGAGAGGACAAGTGCTCATGTTTAACTGGACACAGTTGGTTCCGAGTCGACCACAGCTCGAAGGGGAAGTAGTCCGTCAAGTAGATCTCAAGCCAGGTTGGATCGAGTGT GAACAAACGATATTTCCTCTGCCATCGACGGTTCTAGGTCTTTCGGCATATCTGGACATTGTGGAGGACCGTGAAGGGTACAAGCATATTGCAGTATTTGAGTCTTCACGATCCTCGGAGCCCTACTTCATAACCCAAGGCAAATGGGAGGTTACGGGAAAGCTTCTTGGTGTGAACGAAGAACGTAAAACTGT TTACTTTCAGGCCGCATACCCCACGTCCATCCAGAGAAGCATACTATCAGCAAATATTATCGAAAAACAGAATATTATCGAAAAACATGTCTCTGTAACACCGATAGCTGAAGACGGCTACTACCGAGCCGATTTTTCGCCATCTTCAGATTATCATCTGTTGAGTTACGAAGGACCAGGCATTCCGTGGCAAAAAATCATGACCGCCGATGGAG ATCGTCCCTTGTACACGCTGGAGGACAACGATCATCTGAGAACCATTCAAGCAACAGAAGAGGTGCATTTTCTGACGAACAGTTATGATGGTTTTG ACTTCAACATCAAAGAGATACGGCCGCCGAACATGGACACCTCGGGGGAAACCAAATATCCAGTGCTATTTACCGT TTCGGGGGCTCCGTCTAGCCAGATCGTCAATCTTATGTTTCGCAGGGATTGGAACTCGTATGTGACGCATAAACTGCGAAGTATCGTCGTAATGATGGACGGAAGGGGTACGGGATACCAAGGACGAAATCTGAGAAGCCCTGTGAAGAACCGACTTGGTCGTTGGGAAGCACGGGATGCCATAAATGTTGCAAG AGCATGGTCATCACGTCGATATGTCGATTCTTCTCGTATCGGCATTTGGGGCTGG TCCTACGGTGCCTATGTCGCACTGAAGGTCCTCGAGGCAGATGCTGGTTTTCATTCCCTTGTGATGGCCGTCGCG CCCGTGGTGAACTGGAGATTGTATG ATTCTGTGTTCACTGAACGATACTTGGGCCGCCTAGAGTCCGAGACGTACGCCTCATCGTCAGTGCAGAATGTGTCATCATTCAGCCGTGCCCATCTCCTTTTTGTCCACGGGACCGCAGATGTGAATGTTCATTACGACCATTCGGTTCATCTGCTTCGGATGTTGGCAGATGCGGGTGTCAGTAATTTTTGGTTCAAATCGTTTCCAGATGCGTGGGTTTTCTTCCTATTCTTTTACCTTCTCCGGTGCTCCACTCAGCTTTTTTTTACAGTGATCACGCAATGA